A stretch of the Kroppenstedtia eburnea genome encodes the following:
- a CDS encoding CBS domain-containing protein — MEKEQLSLFDREISPLIVPREKVVTVHPDWTLERALLVLTRRGYASVPVIDDDGKVEGVISKTDILDLMLNRSHFRLDRLANLYVRDAMNQNHSGILPNSIFSFAFDVLLDRPYIPVIDLDNRFIGILTRRVLMEKVTEFFQQEFFKSVWEGQEGAQKV; from the coding sequence ATGGAAAAAGAGCAACTCAGTCTCTTTGATCGTGAGATCTCTCCTTTGATTGTCCCCCGGGAAAAAGTGGTGACGGTTCATCCGGATTGGACGCTGGAGAGGGCCCTGTTGGTGTTGACCCGGAGAGGATATGCCTCCGTTCCTGTGATCGATGATGACGGGAAGGTGGAAGGGGTCATCAGCAAAACCGATATTCTCGACTTGATGTTGAATCGAAGCCATTTTCGCTTGGATCGACTGGCCAATCTCTATGTTCGTGATGCGATGAACCAGAATCATTCGGGGATCTTGCCCAACTCCATTTTTTCATTTGCCTTCGATGTACTGTTGGACCGCCCCTATATTCCCGTGATTGATCTGGACAATCGTTTCATCGGAATCTTGACGCGCAGAGTGCTGATGGAGAAAGTGACGGAGTTTTTTCAGCAGGAGTTCTTCAAAAGTGTGTGGGAAGGGCAAGAGGGAGCCCAAAAAGTATGA